One stretch of Candidatus Dependentiae bacterium DNA includes these proteins:
- a CDS encoding ATP-binding protein encodes MARIKQLSPQEAQKIAAGEVVERPANVVKELIENALDAGATQITIYIEEAGKKLIQVIDNGCGMDAQDARMCIKHHATSKITSVTDLEHIATFGFRGEALSSISSVSKVVLTTKEADATAGITLEVSDGIIHKETVTACNTGTEIAIHDLFYNVPARKKFLKA; translated from the coding sequence AGATCGCTGCAGGCGAAGTCGTTGAGCGACCAGCTAACGTTGTTAAAGAACTTATAGAAAATGCTCTTGATGCTGGCGCTACACAAATAACTATTTATATAGAAGAAGCTGGCAAAAAACTTATTCAAGTTATTGATAATGGCTGCGGCATGGATGCACAAGATGCACGTATGTGTATTAAACATCATGCTACAAGCAAAATCACCAGTGTTACCGATTTAGAACATATTGCAACTTTTGGTTTTCGTGGTGAAGCTCTTTCAAGCATCTCGTCGGTAAGCAAAGTAGTGTTAACTACCAAAGAAGCTGATGCCACTGCAGGCATAACGCTTGAAGTTAGTGACGGGATAATACATAAAGAAACAGTTACTGCCTGTAATACAGGTACAGAGATTGCTATTCATGATCTTTTTTATAATGTGCCTGCACGTAAAAAGTTTTTAAAAGCAAA